A portion of the Cyanobium sp. PCC 7001 genome contains these proteins:
- a CDS encoding methyltransferase domain-containing protein — protein sequence MSQRLPIGHDLDAYDAAFYADHLPNAGFFAHVAAVLRGLLIAPDRCRAVDVGCGHGLLVEALRAVGLAESWGLEGSQAAEALWPPEQRDSYRLVDLRDAAATAAVLPPTELVSCLEVAEHLPMQAAPGLLRCLVTHRPGLVLFGAATWMQDLDRNPTHINEQGPGYWIALFRELGYVVDVPSTVAFRNGLLLGCPQPHGNWWTPKNVMLLHPAEASPAELPYQPAELDPLDPPLLEIIPAFNGEAMDPLDAQAAELMRQRDICDYMLLVNRHVARQRRGLQA from the coding sequence ATGAGCCAGCGTCTGCCGATCGGCCACGACCTCGATGCCTACGACGCGGCCTTCTACGCCGACCATCTGCCCAATGCAGGGTTCTTCGCCCACGTGGCCGCCGTGCTGCGGGGCCTGCTGATCGCGCCCGACCGTTGCCGCGCGGTCGATGTGGGCTGTGGCCATGGCCTGCTGGTGGAGGCCCTGCGAGCCGTCGGCCTGGCCGAGAGCTGGGGCCTGGAAGGGAGCCAGGCGGCCGAGGCGCTGTGGCCGCCGGAGCAGCGGGATTCCTACCGTTTGGTGGATCTGCGTGACGCCGCCGCCACGGCCGCCGTGCTGCCGCCCACCGAGCTGGTCAGCTGCCTGGAGGTCGCCGAGCATCTGCCCATGCAGGCGGCCCCGGGGCTGCTGCGCTGCCTGGTGACGCACCGGCCGGGGCTGGTGCTGTTCGGCGCCGCCACCTGGATGCAGGACCTCGACCGCAACCCCACCCACATCAACGAGCAGGGCCCCGGCTACTGGATCGCGCTCTTCCGCGAGCTGGGCTATGTGGTGGATGTGCCCAGCACGGTGGCCTTCCGCAACGGGCTTCTCCTCGGCTGCCCCCAGCCCCACGGCAATTGGTGGACCCCCAAGAACGTGATGCTTCTCCATCCCGCCGAGGCCTCGCCGGCCGAGCTGCCCTACCAGCCGGCCGAGCTCGATCCGCTTGATCCTCCGCTGCTGGAGATCATTCCCGCCTTCAACGGGGAGGCGATGGACCCGCTCGATGCCCAGGCCGCCGAGCTGATGCGCCAGCGCGACATCTGCGACTACATGCTGCTGGTGAACCGCCACGTGGCCCGCCAACGGCGGGGTCTGCAGGCCTGA
- a CDS encoding methyltransferase domain-containing protein: MEELRSMMDSPTLSVDLGSGPDPANPFGADEVIGIDSQVCRDGVLRCWIGFESLPLADNCADAVTAFDFLEHLPRAIWTNDRLTNPFIETMNEIWRILKPGGILLARTPAYPHPEAFQDPTHVNIITDTTVSYFARRRSADGTPVDPWGPALGRRYGFLGEFELLHQGWDGSHLIWKLRAIKAINLVN, encoded by the coding sequence ATGGAGGAGCTGCGCTCAATGATGGACAGCCCGACCCTTTCCGTGGATCTCGGCAGTGGGCCTGATCCAGCCAACCCCTTCGGCGCCGACGAGGTGATCGGCATTGACAGTCAGGTGTGCCGTGATGGGGTGCTGCGTTGCTGGATCGGCTTTGAATCCCTCCCGCTCGCCGACAACTGTGCCGATGCCGTCACCGCGTTCGATTTCCTCGAGCACCTCCCCCGCGCCATCTGGACAAACGATCGTCTGACCAATCCGTTCATCGAGACGATGAACGAGATCTGGAGGATTCTCAAACCAGGTGGAATCCTGCTGGCGCGCACGCCTGCCTATCCCCATCCCGAAGCGTTCCAGGACCCTACCCACGTGAACATCATCACCGATACCACGGTGAGCTATTTCGCCCGACGCCGTTCCGCCGATGGTACGCCTGTGGATCCCTGGGGGCCTGCACTTGGGCGCCGCTATGGGTTCCTCGGTGAGTTCGAGCTGCTCCATCAGGGTTGGGACGGCAGCCACCTGATCTGGAAACTGCGGGCCATCAAGGCGATCAATCTCGTGAACTGA
- a CDS encoding YqaE/Pmp3 family membrane protein — protein MTVGDIFRIILAFILPPLAVATQVGVTGAFWLNLLFWLLSFGALGLPLMGIMWPVAIAHAIYIIVTRK, from the coding sequence ATGACAGTCGGCGACATCTTTCGCATCATTCTTGCCTTCATCCTGCCGCCCTTGGCCGTTGCCACTCAGGTGGGCGTCACAGGCGCCTTCTGGTTGAACTTGCTGTTCTGGCTGCTCAGCTTTGGCGCGCTGGGCCTTCCGCTGATGGGCATCATGTGGCCGGTGGCCATCGCGCATGCCATCTACATCATCGTGACCCGGAAATAA
- a CDS encoding zinc-binding alcohol dehydrogenase family protein, with the protein MRAIGYQAPASLDDPLYLQDLDLPEPHPAERDLLVAIEAVGVNPVDGKVRARELPPSGGWRILGWDAVGCIRALGPGVEGFRPGERVWYAGALQRQGCNAELHCVDHRLVARAPERLGPAEAAAMPLTSITAWELLFERLRLPQDPEASRGQCLLVVGAAGGVGSMLLQLARALTGLTLVGTASRPESRAWALRMGAHHVVDHHRPLRPQLEALGIPAVQWVASLTHTDRHFEALVNLLAPQGALALIDDPDPAAINVLALKRKSLALHWELMFTRSLYATPDLAEQGQILQRVAELVDRGVLVSTLREPPAAITAANLHRSHRRLASHRMIGKLVLEGFSA; encoded by the coding sequence ATGCGTGCCATCGGCTATCAGGCCCCGGCTTCGTTGGACGATCCGCTCTACCTGCAGGATCTGGACCTCCCGGAACCCCATCCCGCCGAGCGCGACCTGCTGGTGGCGATCGAAGCGGTGGGGGTGAACCCGGTGGATGGCAAGGTGCGGGCCCGCGAGCTTCCCCCGAGCGGCGGCTGGCGCATCCTTGGCTGGGATGCCGTGGGGTGCATCAGGGCCCTGGGCCCGGGCGTGGAGGGCTTCCGGCCCGGTGAGCGGGTCTGGTACGCCGGCGCCCTGCAGCGTCAGGGCTGCAATGCGGAACTGCACTGCGTGGACCACCGGCTGGTGGCCCGGGCCCCGGAGCGGCTGGGACCCGCGGAGGCCGCCGCAATGCCCCTCACCAGCATCACGGCCTGGGAGCTGCTGTTCGAACGCCTGCGCCTGCCCCAGGATCCCGAAGCCTCCCGGGGACAGTGCCTCCTGGTCGTCGGTGCCGCCGGTGGGGTGGGCTCGATGCTGCTGCAGCTGGCCCGCGCCCTCACCGGGCTGACGCTGGTGGGCACGGCCTCACGGCCCGAGAGCCGCGCCTGGGCCCTGCGCATGGGCGCCCATCACGTGGTGGACCACCACCGGCCGCTGCGACCCCAGCTGGAGGCCCTGGGGATCCCGGCGGTGCAGTGGGTGGCGAGCCTCACCCACACCGACCGGCACTTCGAGGCCCTGGTGAACCTGCTCGCCCCCCAGGGAGCCCTGGCCCTGATCGACGACCCCGACCCCGCCGCCATCAACGTGCTGGCCCTCAAGCGCAAGAGCCTGGCGCTCCACTGGGAGCTGATGTTCACCCGCTCGCTCTACGCCACGCCGGATCTGGCCGAGCAGGGCCAGATCCTCCAACGGGTGGCCGAGCTGGTGGATCGGGGCGTGCTGGTCAGCACCCTGCGGGAGCCGCCGGCTGCGATCACGGCCGCGAACCTCCACCGGTCGCACCGCCGCCTCGCCTCCCACCGGATGATCGGCAAGCTGGTGCTGGAGGGGTTCAGCGCCTGA
- a CDS encoding peroxiredoxin: protein MLRRHLLRLAITGAGFLATGLLRPAAARALGGTLPALDQPAPAFRLAGVVPADGGKAEAAELGLEDFRGQWLVLYFYPRDFTSGCTLEARGFQRDLARFRAAGAAVVGVSADDAESHSEFCGSEGLAFPLLSDPGGRVSARYGSWIAPFSQRHTFLIDPQGVLRQRWVAVRPSLHSAEVLTALEALQV from the coding sequence ATGCTGAGGCGCCACCTGCTCCGCCTGGCCATCACCGGCGCGGGGTTCCTTGCAACCGGCCTGCTGCGACCAGCTGCGGCCAGGGCCCTCGGCGGCACCCTGCCAGCGCTCGATCAGCCCGCGCCTGCCTTCAGGCTGGCGGGAGTCGTGCCGGCTGACGGTGGCAAGGCCGAAGCGGCCGAGCTGGGCCTGGAGGACTTCAGGGGCCAGTGGCTGGTGCTCTACTTCTATCCGCGCGACTTCACCAGTGGTTGCACCCTGGAGGCCCGGGGTTTCCAGAGGGATCTGGCCCGCTTCCGCGCCGCCGGGGCCGCCGTGGTCGGCGTCAGCGCCGACGATGCCGAGTCCCACAGCGAGTTCTGCGGCAGCGAGGGGCTGGCCTTCCCGCTGCTCTCCGACCCGGGCGGCCGTGTCAGCGCCCGTTACGGCAGCTGGATCGCTCCCTTCTCCCAGCGCCACACCTTCCTGATCGATCCGCAGGGTGTGCTGCGGCAGCGCTGGGTGGCAGTGCGGCCCAGCCTCCACAGCGCCGAGGTGCTGACGGCCCTCGAGGCTCTGCAGGTCTGA
- the rpmB gene encoding 50S ribosomal protein L28 has protein sequence MSRVCQLTGKRANNGMAVSHSHVRTKKLQQVNLQERRLWWAEGNRFVRLRVSTRALRTIQKKGLGAYAKELGVNLAKL, from the coding sequence ATGTCCCGGGTCTGCCAGCTCACCGGCAAGCGCGCCAACAACGGCATGGCCGTCTCCCACTCCCATGTGCGCACCAAGAAGCTCCAGCAGGTGAACCTGCAGGAGCGGCGCCTGTGGTGGGCCGAGGGCAACCGCTTCGTGAGGCTGCGGGTGTCCACCCGCGCTCTGCGCACCATCCAGAAGAAGGGTCTGGGGGCCTACGCCAAGGAACTGGGCGTGAACCTGGCCAAGCTCTGA
- the htpG gene encoding molecular chaperone HtpG, translating into MLQAEQGQIQIHTENIFPIIKKAVYSGHEVFLRELVSNGVDAISKRRMAAMAGDCSEGGEGRIQIRIDREAKTLTISDNGIGMSADEVKRYINQVAFSSAEDFLEKYKSESDAIIGHFGLGFYSSFMVASQVELVSLSAREGSEAVRWSCDGSPNFSLEAAERSEPGTDVILHLMEEELEYIEPARIRSLITTYCDFMPVEVQLEGETVNKREAPWRKSARDLSDDDYIQLYRYLYPFQGDPLLWVHLNTDYPYTLQGILYFPKSTGRADWEKGEIKLYCNQVFVSDSIKEVVPRYLLPLRGVIDSPDIPLNVSRSALQTDRRVRSIGGFVAKKVGDRLKELHRDDPKRYAEIWESLAPFIKIGAMEDEKFADQVADLVLFGTTASPLEGEPSEGQALDPIPAADGRAYTTLSGHRSRLSADNDKRVLYCTDEAGQAGALALWKSQDAEVLLADTFIDTQFIPWLEYRHEELKFQRVDAELDDSLQEKESELADADGKDASEKLRELFKAALADDKVTLQIQALKGENAPAALILLPEQMRRINDMGALMEQRLPGLPDHHVLLINRRHKLVEGLLKLSAGSVITGSGSSPSQELANALSRHIYEMARLAVGGLEPNQLAGFQQRSCDLMGQLMERGF; encoded by the coding sequence GTGCTGCAAGCCGAACAGGGCCAGATCCAGATCCATACCGAGAACATCTTCCCGATCATCAAGAAGGCCGTGTACAGCGGCCATGAGGTGTTCCTGCGGGAGCTGGTGAGCAACGGCGTGGATGCCATCAGCAAGCGGCGTATGGCGGCCATGGCCGGCGACTGCAGCGAGGGCGGCGAAGGCCGCATCCAGATCCGCATCGACCGCGAGGCCAAGACCCTCACCATCTCCGACAACGGCATCGGCATGAGCGCCGATGAGGTGAAGCGCTACATCAACCAGGTGGCCTTCTCCAGCGCCGAAGACTTCCTCGAGAAGTACAAGAGCGAGAGCGACGCGATCATCGGCCACTTCGGCCTGGGCTTCTACTCCAGCTTCATGGTGGCCAGCCAGGTGGAGCTGGTGAGCCTCAGCGCCCGCGAGGGATCGGAAGCCGTGCGCTGGAGCTGCGACGGCTCCCCCAACTTCAGCCTGGAGGCGGCCGAGCGCAGCGAGCCTGGCACCGACGTGATCCTCCACCTGATGGAGGAGGAGCTGGAGTACATCGAGCCGGCCCGCATCCGCTCCCTGATCACCACCTACTGCGACTTCATGCCGGTGGAGGTGCAGCTGGAGGGGGAAACCGTGAACAAGCGGGAGGCGCCCTGGCGCAAGAGCGCCCGGGACCTCAGCGACGACGACTACATCCAGCTCTACCGCTACCTCTATCCCTTCCAGGGCGATCCGCTGCTCTGGGTGCATCTCAACACCGACTACCCCTACACCCTGCAGGGCATCCTCTACTTCCCGAAATCCACCGGTCGGGCCGACTGGGAAAAGGGCGAGATCAAGCTCTACTGCAACCAGGTGTTCGTGAGCGACTCGATCAAGGAGGTGGTGCCCCGCTATCTGCTGCCCCTGCGCGGCGTGATCGATTCGCCCGACATCCCCCTGAACGTGAGTCGCTCAGCCCTACAGACCGACCGGCGCGTGCGCTCGATCGGTGGCTTCGTGGCCAAGAAGGTGGGCGATCGGCTCAAGGAGCTGCACCGCGATGACCCCAAGCGCTACGCCGAGATCTGGGAATCCCTGGCCCCGTTCATCAAGATCGGTGCCATGGAGGATGAGAAGTTCGCCGACCAGGTGGCCGACCTGGTGCTGTTCGGCACCACCGCCTCGCCCCTGGAAGGAGAGCCCTCCGAGGGGCAGGCCCTCGATCCCATCCCTGCGGCAGACGGCAGGGCTTACACCACCCTCTCCGGCCACCGCTCCCGGCTGAGCGCCGACAACGACAAGCGGGTGCTGTACTGCACCGATGAGGCCGGCCAGGCTGGAGCCCTGGCCCTCTGGAAGAGCCAGGACGCCGAAGTGCTGCTCGCCGACACCTTCATCGACACCCAGTTCATCCCCTGGCTGGAGTATCGCCACGAGGAACTCAAGTTCCAGCGGGTGGATGCCGAACTCGACGACTCCCTGCAGGAGAAGGAGAGCGAGCTGGCCGATGCCGACGGCAAGGATGCCTCCGAGAAGCTGCGGGAGCTGTTCAAGGCCGCCCTGGCCGACGACAAGGTGACCCTTCAGATCCAGGCGCTCAAGGGAGAGAACGCCCCCGCCGCCCTGATCCTGCTGCCGGAGCAGATGCGCCGCATCAACGACATGGGCGCCCTGATGGAGCAGCGCCTGCCCGGCCTGCCGGATCACCATGTGCTACTGATCAACCGGCGCCACAAACTGGTGGAAGGCCTGCTGAAGCTGAGCGCCGGCTCGGTGATCACCGGCAGCGGCAGCTCCCCCAGCCAGGAACTCGCCAACGCCCTCAGCCGCCACATCTACGAGATGGCGCGCCTGGCGGTGGGGGGCCTGGAGCCGAACCAGCTGGCGGGTTTCCAGCAGCGCAGCTGCGATCTGATGGGGCAGCTGATGGAGCGGGGCTTCTGA
- a CDS encoding lipase, giving the protein MPDWSRRQVLLAGLGLGSAVSGVDALLRHRSLVSLQAQFIEEFLQNPRAVNQAVDNAINGDGEATAAVQRIQADLRLRPPSVPYDRDLSKTLILASRVATEQYLTGKYNLRFRGAIQGLPSFSERLAGYTQVSAIKGPEMVTAEKRLQLEDNPASDPLAPVAALWRQRIQGLAGSALVVQWSYPVYWGFVLTGPEQHLLVLRGTQRGHEWIQTINARQVVSRQMPQFDFPGAIHRGFATIYARLSPAVITAVRKLDPSKPLVLGGHSLGAPLASLAALDIAQRLPAFAGRLRLYTYAGPRLGNPAFATAFSQRIPDHYRVVNQADVVPELPPTKTQQIVYVHGGKPWGFTASRGDIGPNHFISAYRDAIDAEQEQPLPWSAGKPGAAPAP; this is encoded by the coding sequence ATGCCTGACTGGAGCCGGCGGCAGGTGCTGCTGGCCGGGCTAGGCCTGGGCAGCGCCGTTTCGGGCGTGGACGCCCTGCTGCGGCACCGCAGCCTTGTGAGCCTCCAGGCGCAGTTCATCGAGGAGTTTCTGCAGAACCCCCGGGCTGTGAACCAGGCCGTGGACAACGCCATCAACGGCGATGGAGAAGCCACCGCAGCCGTGCAGCGGATCCAGGCGGATCTGCGGCTGCGTCCCCCCTCGGTTCCCTACGACCGTGACCTCTCCAAGACCCTGATCCTGGCCAGCCGCGTGGCCACCGAGCAGTACCTCACGGGCAAGTACAACCTGCGCTTCCGGGGCGCGATCCAGGGCCTGCCGAGCTTCAGCGAGCGCCTCGCCGGCTACACCCAGGTGAGCGCCATCAAGGGCCCGGAGATGGTGACGGCCGAGAAGCGCCTGCAGCTGGAGGACAATCCGGCGTCCGATCCCCTGGCGCCGGTCGCCGCCCTGTGGCGGCAGCGGATTCAGGGGCTGGCCGGCTCGGCCCTGGTGGTGCAGTGGAGCTACCCGGTGTACTGGGGCTTCGTGCTCACCGGTCCAGAACAGCACTTGCTGGTGCTGCGCGGCACCCAGCGCGGCCACGAGTGGATCCAGACGATCAACGCCCGGCAGGTGGTGTCCCGGCAGATGCCGCAGTTCGACTTTCCCGGCGCCATCCACCGCGGCTTCGCCACCATCTATGCCCGCCTCAGCCCGGCCGTGATCACAGCCGTTCGGAAGCTGGATCCCAGCAAGCCCCTGGTGCTGGGCGGCCACAGCCTCGGTGCCCCACTGGCCAGCCTGGCGGCCCTCGACATCGCCCAGCGGCTGCCGGCCTTCGCGGGCAGGCTCAGGCTCTACACCTATGCAGGCCCGCGGCTGGGCAATCCCGCCTTCGCCACGGCCTTCAGCCAGCGCATTCCGGACCACTACCGGGTCGTGAACCAGGCGGATGTGGTGCCCGAGCTGCCCCCCACCAAGACCCAGCAGATCGTGTACGTGCACGGGGGCAAGCCCTGGGGCTTCACCGCCTCCCGCGGCGACATCGGGCCGAATCACTTCATCAGCGCCTACCGCGACGCCATCGACGCGGAGCAGGAACAGCCCCTGCCCTGGTCTGCGGGGAAGCCCGGCGCCGCACCGGCACCCTGA
- a CDS encoding ferredoxin family protein, whose translation MAHTIVTNVCEGVADCVDACPVACIHPGQGANSKGTGFYWIDFDTCIDCGICLQVCPVEGAILPEEKPELQKAG comes from the coding sequence ATGGCCCACACGATCGTCACCAACGTCTGCGAAGGGGTGGCCGATTGTGTGGATGCCTGCCCGGTGGCCTGCATCCATCCCGGTCAGGGGGCCAACAGCAAGGGAACCGGCTTCTACTGGATCGATTTCGACACCTGCATCGACTGCGGCATCTGCCTGCAGGTGTGCCCGGTGGAAGGGGCGATCCTGCCGGAGGAGAAGCCGGAGCTGCAGAAGGCTGGTTGA
- a CDS encoding ATP phosphoribosyltransferase regulatory subunit, translating into MALQPAAGARDLNPREVERNRRICADLAAVYRRWGYQEVAPPGFERLDTLAAGGGIDSRELVRLAADEPLGLRPELTASIARAASTRLAGLPRPLRLWAEGSTFRSSVADTGMQRIHEQLQSGVELLGEPSAAADAELTRLLLAAAGNLGLRAEHRPRLLVGHHGVLKALLQQVPSTQQAAARAALTSFDPIALDRLNLNGSDRQRLTALMRLRGTPSQVLYQLEQWLGPVQLLKDLGHTLAMLMPAAERQGVTVQLDPTFQPHFDLYDGLVLKLVCQGHQAPVPIAGGGRYDALVGRFCDSSTSAAGVGFAFDVEAVRELVHAGPASACDAPELVAYAEASQLAMALDTLEALHRVGTQAELLPGPLPSRAQAEAVAAERGCPRVHWLAS; encoded by the coding sequence ATGGCCCTGCAACCCGCCGCCGGCGCCAGGGATCTCAACCCGCGCGAGGTGGAGCGCAACCGCCGCATCTGCGCCGACCTGGCGGCGGTGTACCGACGCTGGGGCTACCAGGAAGTGGCACCACCGGGCTTCGAGCGGCTCGACACCCTCGCGGCCGGCGGTGGCATCGACAGCCGTGAGCTGGTACGGCTGGCCGCCGATGAACCCCTGGGGCTGCGCCCCGAGCTCACCGCCTCGATCGCCCGGGCCGCCAGCACCCGCCTGGCCGGCCTGCCGCGCCCGCTGCGCCTCTGGGCCGAAGGGTCCACCTTCCGCAGCAGCGTGGCCGACACCGGGATGCAGCGCATCCATGAACAGCTGCAGAGCGGCGTGGAGCTGCTGGGCGAGCCCAGCGCGGCCGCCGATGCCGAACTCACCCGGCTGCTGCTGGCGGCCGCGGGCAACCTGGGTCTGCGGGCCGAGCACCGGCCGCGGCTGCTGGTGGGCCACCACGGCGTGCTCAAGGCCCTGCTGCAACAGGTGCCGAGCACTCAGCAGGCGGCGGCGCGGGCTGCGCTCACCAGCTTCGATCCGATCGCCCTGGATCGGTTGAATCTGAACGGCAGCGATCGCCAGCGGCTCACGGCCCTGATGCGCCTGCGGGGCACCCCCTCCCAGGTGCTCTATCAGCTGGAGCAGTGGCTCGGCCCGGTGCAACTGCTGAAGGATCTCGGCCACACCCTGGCGATGCTGATGCCGGCGGCCGAGCGGCAGGGCGTGACCGTGCAGCTGGATCCCACCTTCCAGCCCCACTTCGATCTCTATGACGGTCTGGTGCTCAAGCTGGTGTGCCAGGGCCACCAGGCGCCGGTGCCGATCGCCGGTGGGGGCCGCTACGACGCGCTGGTGGGGCGCTTCTGCGACAGCAGCACGAGCGCGGCAGGCGTGGGCTTCGCCTTCGACGTGGAAGCCGTGCGCGAACTGGTGCACGCCGGGCCGGCATCTGCCTGTGACGCTCCCGAGCTGGTGGCCTATGCCGAAGCCAGCCAGCTGGCCATGGCGCTGGACACCCTGGAGGCCCTGCACCGCGTAGGCACCCAGGCCGAACTGCTGCCGGGCCCCCTGCCCAGCCGCGCCCAGGCGGAAGCCGTCGCCGCCGAGCGGGGCTGCCCCAGGGTGCACTGGCTCGCTTCCTAG
- a CDS encoding inositol monophosphatase family protein gives MSGWRPGSDQAFAQSGLTASERDALLDVALKAAEAGGAVLRSHFGQVRQIREKGRCGDLVTEADLAAETTVLDLLRRETPDLGVLAEESGRRSGTSALEWCVDPLDGTTNFAHGYPFFGCSVGLCWQGVPLLGVLAVPALQELYWAGPGRGSWCRSQESGSEQRLQVSDCSRLQDALLVTGFAYDRFTRLDNNYAEFAYFTHRTHGVRRGGAAAVDLAFVAAGRLDGYWERGLSAWDLAAGVVLVEQAGGRVSAYDGSPLVLNEGRLIACAPQLHAALVEGLATCRPLSGASFGAPELDQAAP, from the coding sequence ATGAGCGGCTGGCGCCCCGGCTCCGATCAGGCCTTCGCGCAGTCGGGCCTCACCGCATCCGAGCGGGATGCGCTGCTGGATGTGGCCCTCAAGGCCGCCGAAGCGGGGGGCGCGGTGCTGCGCAGCCACTTCGGCCAGGTGCGTCAGATCCGCGAGAAGGGCCGCTGCGGTGACCTGGTGACCGAGGCCGACCTGGCGGCCGAGACCACCGTGCTCGATCTGCTCCGCCGGGAGACGCCGGACCTGGGGGTGCTGGCCGAGGAAAGCGGCCGGCGCAGCGGCACCAGCGCGCTGGAGTGGTGTGTGGACCCGCTGGATGGCACCACCAACTTCGCCCACGGCTATCCGTTCTTCGGCTGCTCCGTGGGCCTGTGCTGGCAGGGTGTGCCGCTGCTGGGGGTGCTGGCGGTGCCGGCCCTGCAGGAGCTCTACTGGGCGGGGCCGGGACGCGGCAGCTGGTGCCGCAGCCAGGAGAGCGGGAGCGAGCAGCGCCTGCAGGTGAGCGACTGCAGCCGCCTGCAGGACGCGCTGCTGGTGACCGGCTTCGCTTACGACCGCTTTACCCGCCTCGACAACAACTACGCCGAATTCGCCTACTTCACCCATCGCACCCATGGCGTGCGCCGGGGCGGCGCCGCCGCGGTGGATCTGGCCTTCGTGGCGGCCGGACGGCTCGATGGCTACTGGGAACGGGGGCTGTCCGCCTGGGATCTCGCGGCCGGAGTGGTGCTGGTGGAGCAGGCCGGCGGCCGGGTGAGCGCCTACGACGGCAGTCCGCTGGTGCTGAACGAGGGCCGCCTGATCGCCTGCGCTCCGCAGCTCCACGCAGCGCTGGTGGAGGGCCTGGCCACATGCCGGCCGCTGAGCGGCGCCAGTTTCGGCGCCCCGGAGCTCGATCAGGCCGCTCCATAG
- a CDS encoding 2Fe-2S iron-sulfur cluster-binding protein, translating to MTTTYPITVHWRQTGRTIRHDVPEGEYILRSFEQQGDPLPFSCRNGCCTACAVRVLEGSIDHREALGLSRELRQQGYGLLCVARATGPLEVETQDEDEVYDLQFGRYFGRGKVRTGLPLDEE from the coding sequence ATGACCACCACCTACCCGATCACCGTCCACTGGCGCCAGACCGGCCGCACCATCCGGCATGACGTGCCCGAGGGCGAGTACATCCTGCGCAGTTTCGAGCAGCAGGGCGACCCGCTTCCCTTCAGCTGCCGCAACGGCTGCTGCACCGCCTGCGCCGTGCGGGTGCTGGAAGGCAGCATCGACCATCGCGAAGCCCTCGGCCTCTCGCGGGAGCTGCGCCAGCAGGGCTACGGCCTGCTCTGTGTGGCCCGGGCCACCGGACCGCTGGAGGTGGAGACCCAGGATGAGGATGAGGTCTACGACCTGCAGTTCGGCCGCTACTTCGGCCGTGGCAAGGTGCGCACCGGTCTGCCCCTGGATGAGGAATGA
- the pstB gene encoding phosphate ABC transporter ATP-binding protein PstB: protein MSLEGVTISYGSFEAVKNVYMEIPRGKVTAFIGPSGCGKSTVLRSLNRMNDLIPGCHLKGRVVFDGHDIYDKRVDPVEVRRRIGMVFQKPNPFPKTIYENIAFGARINGYKGDMDELVERSLRKAAVWDECKDKLKESGLALSGGQQQRLCIARAIATEPEVILMDEPCSALDPISTLKIEETMHELKRSYTIVIVTHNMQQAVRVADLTAFYNAEAVSGGSGKVGYLVEFNDTETIFNSPSQQTTQDYVTGRFG from the coding sequence ATGTCGCTGGAGGGGGTGACCATCTCCTACGGAAGCTTCGAGGCGGTGAAGAACGTGTACATGGAGATTCCCCGAGGCAAGGTGACGGCCTTCATCGGCCCATCGGGCTGCGGAAAGTCCACCGTGCTGCGGTCACTCAACCGCATGAACGATCTCATCCCCGGCTGCCACCTCAAGGGACGCGTGGTGTTTGACGGGCATGACATCTACGACAAGCGGGTGGATCCGGTGGAGGTGCGGCGCCGCATCGGCATGGTGTTCCAGAAGCCGAATCCCTTTCCCAAGACCATCTACGAAAACATCGCCTTCGGCGCCCGGATCAACGGCTACAAGGGCGACATGGACGAGCTGGTGGAGCGCTCCCTGCGCAAGGCCGCCGTGTGGGATGAGTGCAAGGACAAGCTCAAGGAAAGCGGTCTGGCCCTCTCGGGCGGCCAGCAGCAGCGTCTCTGCATCGCCAGGGCCATCGCCACCGAACCGGAGGTGATCCTGATGGATGAGCCCTGCTCGGCGCTCGATCCGATCTCCACGCTGAAGATCGAGGAAACGATGCACGAGCTCAAGCGCAGCTACACGATCGTGATCGTGACCCACAACATGCAGCAGGCCGTGCGGGTGGCCGACCTCACCGCCTTCTACAACGCCGAAGCGGTGAGTGGGGGCTCGGGCAAGGTGGGCTACCTGGTGGAATTCAACGACACGGAAACCATCTTCAACTCCCCCAGCCAGCAGACCACACAGGATTACGTCACGGGCCGTTTCGGTTGA